The Falco cherrug isolate bFalChe1 chromosome 6, bFalChe1.pri, whole genome shotgun sequence genome window below encodes:
- the POPDC3 gene encoding popeye domain-containing protein 3, whose amino-acid sequence MGENASFWESLIYAHPTCTTWKQEAEGSIYHLASILFVVGFMGGSGFFGLLYVFSLLGLGFLCSSVWAWLDVCAADIFSWNFILFAICFVQFIYVTYQVRSVSFDREFQELYSALFQPLGISLTVYRKIVLCCDAEVVTLEKEHCYAMQGKTPIDKLSLLVSGRIRVTVDGEFLHYIFPLQFLDSPEWDSLRPTEEGIFQVTLTAETDCRYVAWRRKKLYLLFAKHRFISRLFSILIGSDIAEKLYALNDRVQVGKGFRYDIRLPNFYHVSLPETPPVQPSHRLQRGSPRHKPTGVTNCSSFHTQP is encoded by the exons ATGGGAGAAAATGCAAGTTTTTGGGAAAGTTTGATATATGCACATCCGACGTGTACCACCTGGAAGCAAGAGGCAGAGGGATCTATCTACCACCTAGCCAGTATTCTCTTTGTTGTGGGCTTCATGGGTGGAAGTGGATTCTTTGGGCTTCTCTATGTCTTCAGCTTGCTTGGATTGggctttctctgctcttctgtttGGGCCTGGCTGGATGTCTGTGCTGCTGATATATTCTCCTGGAATTTTATACTGTTTGCTATATGCTTCGTCCAGTTCATTTACGTTACCTACCAAGTTCGGAGTGTTTCCTTTGACAGAGAATTCCAGGAACTCTACAGCGCGCTCTTCCAGCCTCTGGGAATTTCCTTGACTGTCTACAGGAAGATTGTCTTGTGCTGCGATGCAGAAGTGGTTACCCTGGAGAAGGAACACTGTTATGCCATGCAGGGCAAAACACCTATTGATAAATTGTCCTTGCTTGTGTCAGGCAG GATCAGAGTGACAGTTGATGGGGAGTTCCTGcattatatttttcctcttcagtttcTGGATTCTCCTGAATGGGATTCGCTGAGGCCCACAGAAGAGGGAATTTTCCAG GTAACGCTTACAGCAGAGACAGATTGTCGGTACGTGGCctggaggagaaagaagctGTATCTGCTGTTTGCTAAACACCGTTTCATCTCCCGCCTGTTCTCAATTTTAATTGGGAGTGACATTGCTGAAAAACTGTATGCCTTGAATGACAGAGTGCAGGTGGGGAAAGGCTTTAGGTATGACATTCGGTTACCGAACTTCTACCACGTTTCATTGCCAGAGACACCCCCGGTGCAGCCCTCCCACCGCCTGCAGAGAGGGTCCCCCCGCCACAAGCCCACAGGGGTTACAAACTGCAGCTCCTTCCACACACAGCCCTAG